In the genome of Variovorax sp. PAMC26660, the window GCCAGCGCCTTGCCCACGGCCGCTGTGGCAGAGCTGGGCTTTCCCAACCGGCTGGAAGTGATCGACGCAGTGCTCGGCACCTACCAGTCGCAATGGCGCAAGCCCGCCACCTCGATCTTCGTGCTCGACCTCAGCGGCTCGATGTCGGGCAAACGCCTGGAATCGATGCGTGAGGCACTCAAGCTGCTCTCGGGCGCCGATGCAGCCACGACAGCCAGCGCGCGCTACAGCGCCTTCCAGAGCCGCGAACGCGTGGTGCTGATTCCGTTCGCCACCCAGGTGTCGGCGCCTGTGTGGGTGCGCTTCGATGCCGACCAGATCGATGCCGCGCGCACCGAGCTGCGCCGCCAGGCCGATGCGATGCAGGCCGATGGCGGCACCGCGATCTACTCCGCGCTCGCCGCCGCCGAAGACCTCGCGCGGCAAGAGCAGCAGCGCGAGCCCGACCGCTTCGTCAGCATCGTGCTGCTGACCGACGGCGAGAACAACTCGGGCCTGAAGCTGCACGAGTTCCGCGAGCGTTACGCGCGCGGCCTGCCGGCGCGCATCTTTCCGATCCTGTTCGGCGAGGGCAACGTGTCCGAGATGCAGCAGATCGCGCTGCTCTCGGGCGGCCGCGAGTTCGACGGCCGCAAGCTGCAACTGGGCCAGGTGTTCAAGGAAATCCGGGGCTACCAGTGATGCCGGAGCGTTCGCTGAAGCTGCGGGCGCTGCTGTTCCTGTACGGCAACGCCAACATCCTGGGCTGCGCGCTGGCGCTGATGGGGCCGGCCCTGCTGTTCGCGGGCGTCATCGATCGCGGATGGCTGCTGATCACTGCCGGCCTGTACGTGGCCGGCTGGCTGCTGGGCCGCAAGGCGCCCGAACTGGAGCGCCGCATCGAAGACAGCTTGAGCGTGGAGCAGACACTGGAACGCCTCGACCGCGTGGTGGCGCAGGCACAGCCGCACCTGACCGAGGACATGCGCAAGAGCCTGGACAGTGTGCGCGGCTCGGTGGGCGAGGTGCTGCCGCGGCTGGTGGGCGCGCGCTCGAATGGCGACGACCTGTTCACCGTGCGCGAGACCGTGCTGCGCTACCTGCCCGAGACGCTGGCCAACTACGTTGCATTGCCGCCCGCCTTTCGCATCACGCATGCCGTGAAAGACGGCAAGACCGCACGCCAGTTGCTCGGCGAACAACTGGGCCTGCTCGACGGCAAGCTGCGCGAGATCGTGGCCAACGTGGCCTCCAGCGATGCGGCTGCGCTGGTGGCCAATGGGCAGTTCCTGGAGAAGAAATTTCGCCAGCCGGACTTCCTGGCGGGTTGAGACCCGCCGGCCCGGCCATCAGAACGGGTAGTGGCGCGGTGTTGTCTGCAACGTGATCCAGCGCAGCTCCGTGAACGCTTCCACACCGGCCCGCCCGCCGAAGCGGCCGTAACCCGAGGCCTTGACGCCGCCGAAAGGCATCTGCGCCTCGTCGTGCACGGTGGGGCCGTTCACATGGCAGATGCCGGCTTCGATGCGCTGCGCCACGTTCCATGCGCGTGCCACATCGCGGCCGAACACGGCCGATGAAAGACCGAACTCGTTGTCGTTGGCAATGGCCACGGCTTCTTCCACGCCGCTGACGCGCACCACGGCCTTCACCGGTCCAAAGGATTCCTCGCGGTAGATATCCATGGCCGGTGTCACGTGGTCGAGCACCGTCGCAGGCATCAGCGTATTGCTCGCCTTGCCGCCGCACACCAGCTTGGCACCCTTGGCCAGCGCGTCGTCGATGAGCGCGTTGCAGCGCTTCACCGTGCTCATGTCGACCACCGAGCCGAGCACCACCGGCCCTTCGCGCGGATCGCCCAGCGGCAGCGCCTGCGCGCGGGCCGCGAACTTGGCGACAAATTCATCGGCAATGGCGTTGTCGACCACGATGCGCTCGGTCGACATGCAGATCTGGCCGGAGTTGGCGAAGGAGCCGAAGATCGCGGCGTTGACCGCGGCGTCGATGTCGGCATCGTCCAGCACCACGAAGGGCGCCTTGCCGCCGAGTTCGAGCACGGCGGGCTTCAGGTACTTGGCGCAGGTCTGCGCGATGAGCTTGCCGACGCGCGTCGAGCCGGTGAAGTTGACGCGGCGCACGGCCGGGTGCGCCACCATCGCCTCGACCACGGCGCCGGCATCGGCCGGCGCGTTGGTGACGAAGTTCACCGTGCCCTTGGGCAGGCCGGCTTCGGCCAGCGCTTCGATGATGAGCGCATGCGTCTCGGGGCACAGCTCCGAGCCCTTGAGCACCACGGTGTTGCCGCAGGCCAGCGGCGTCGCGATGGCGCGGGTGGCCAGGATCACCGGCGCGTTCCACGGCGCAATGCCGATCACCACGCCGGCCGCCTGCCGCACGCCCATGGCGAGGCTGCCGGGCACGTCGGACGGGATCACTTCGCCGCTGATCTGCGTGGTGAGCGAGGCGGCTTCGGTGAGGATGCCGGCCGCCAGATGCACGTTGAAGCCGGCCCACAGCGCCGAGGCGCCGGTCTCGCGTGCCATCGCCTGGATGAAGGCATCGGCGCGCGATTCGAGCGCGTGCGCGGCCTTCAGCAGCAGGGCCCTGCGCGCACCGGGACCGGTCTGCGACCAGGTGGCGAAGGCGCGGTGCGCGGCCTCGACAGCGGCGACTGCATCGGCCGGCGTGCCTGCGGGGGCGCGCGTGGCGATGCCGCCGTCCAGCGGATTGCGGCGCTCGAAGGTGGCGCCGCCGGTGGCGGCGCGATGCTCGCCGTCGATGAACATGGAGATGTCGGTCATGAGGTGTCCTTCGGAGAAAAGGGAGTGGATGAATGAATGGATCAGGCGACGCCCAGGTAGGCCTGGCGCACCACGTCGGAATGCAGCAGGGCCTGTGCTTCGCCCGAGGCGACGACGCGGCCGCGTTCGAGCACATAGCCACGGTCCGCGGCCTGCAGCGCCTTGCGCACGTTCTGCTCGACCATCAGCACGGTCACGCCCTGCGACGCGATGCGGCGCACGATGGCGAGCAGCTCGTCAACCATGCGCGGCGCAAGGCCGAGCGAAGGCTCGTCGAGCATCAGCAGGCGCGGCCCGCTCATCATGGCGCGCGCCACCGCCACCATCTGCTGCTCGCCGCCACTCATGGTGCCGGCCAGTTGCGTGGCGCGTTCCTTCAGGCGCGGAAAGTCGTCGAAGGCACGCGCGAGGCGTTCGGCGCGCAGCCGCGCGGGAATGAGCCAGCCGCCGAGTTCGAGGTTCTCGGTGACGGTCATCTGCGGAAAAAGCTGGCGGCCTTCGGCCACCAGCGCCAGGCCGCGTCGCACGCAGGCCGTGGCTTCGCCGGAAGGCAGCGCGGCGCCGTCGAGCAGCGCCTCGCCCGAGCGCGGCAGCAGTCCGGCCAGTGCCTTCAGCAGCGTGGTCTTGCCCGCGCCGTTGGGCCCGAGTACGACGGTGATGCCGGGCGACACATCGAGGTCCATGCCCTGAATCACTTGAAAGCCGTGATAGCCGGCAGAGAGACCGCGCACGGTCAGTTGGCTTGCGGCGGTGCTCATGCCGTGGCCTCCATCTCGTCGCCCAGATAGGCCTCGACCACTTCGGCATTGCGCACGACTTCGGCGGGTGTGCCGTCGGCGATCTTGCGGCCCTGGTGCAGCACCAGCACGCGTTCGACGTACTTCAGCAGCGTGGCGACCGCATGCTCGATCCACACGACCGTGAGGCCGTGTTCGTCGCGCAGCCGGCGAATGCGCCGCGCCATCGCATCGACCTCGATTTCGGTCAGGCCCGCCGCCACTTCGTCGAGCAGCAGCACGCGCGGCCGGGTGCCCAGCGCCATGCCGATCTCCAGCAGGCGTTGCTGCGATGGCGTCACGTCGGCGGCGATGTTCTTCGCCAGGCCACCGAGGCCCAGCATGTCGAGAATTTCGCCGGTGCTGCCCAGTCCCGCGATGGGCACCCGATGGCGTCCCGCGAACTGCATGCCGAAGCGCACGTTGTCTTCGAGCGTCATGTCGGCCATGACGCGTGGCGTCTGGAAGGTGCGCGCGATGCCGTGCGCCGCATACAGGTGCGGGCCGCGCCGCGTGAGGTCGACGTTGCCTTCCACCAGCAGTCGGCCCGAGGTCGGCATGACCACGCCAGAGATCGCGTTGAAGAAGGTCGTCTTGCCCGCGCCGTTCGGCCCGATGATGCCGACCAGCTCGCCCGCATGCAGCGTCGCGCTGACCGCGTCCACGGCGGTGAGGCCGCCGAAGCGCACGGTGAGTTCGCGGGCTTCGAGAAGAAGAGGGCGCTCATTCATGGCCGTGCCTCCGCAGCGCCGCCGCCTTGCGCTGCCACAGCGACGCGAGGCCGTTGGGCAGGTACATCACGCACAGGATCAGCAGCAGCCCCAGAACCATCATGTAGCCGTAGGGAAGTTGCAGCCGCAGCGTTTCCGACAGCAGGCTGAACACGATGGCCGCGGCCACCGGCCCGCCGATGCTGGCAGCGCCGCCGATCATCGCGATCAGCACGGTCTGGAAGCCGATGAAGGGGCTGAACACTGCCGGCGGATCGATGTAGGTCCAACGCACCGCCATCGCCGCGCCGACCGCGCCGGCAAACGCGGCGGTGAGCGCGAAGCCCATGATCTTCACGCGGCGCGTATCGACACCGAGCGTCTGCGCACGCTGCTCGTCGGCACCGATGCCGGCCAGCGCCAGCCCGAAGCGGCTGCGCTTGACCAGCAGCGCCGTTGCAATGGCCGCGCCCGCGATCGCCAGCACCGTGAGGTACACCGCCTCGTTCGACGGCACCACGGTCAGTACGCGGCCGACCGTGCCCGACACCTGCTTCTCGACGAAGGTCACGGCATGGCGGATCAGCTCCGTCATGCCGAAGGTCAGCACCGCGAAGTAGGTGCCGCGCAAATGCAGCACCGCCGCACCCATCACCGCGGCCACCACACTGGCGATGGCCGCGCCGCACAGGATGACCAGCGGCCACGGCAGCACGTCGAGCAGCGTGGCACTGGCATAGGCGCCGAGCCCGAAGAAGGCAGAGGTGGCGAGCGACAGGTAGCGCGTGGCACCGCAGAACAGCGACCAGCTCGTGGCCAGCGCGATGTACATCAGGCAACCGAGCGCCACCGAGGCCACGAACTCCGATGCGATCCACGGCACGGCGGCCGCCAGCACGAGGCCGATGGCCAGCACCCACCACGGCTTGTTTTGAAAGAGGGAGATCATCTGCGGGAAAACAGTCCGTTGGGCCGCCAGATCAGCACACCGATGAACACGGCATACGACAGCAGCATCTTGAGCGAGGGGCTCGTGTAGTACATGCCCAGCGCTTCCACCACACCCAGCAGCAGGCCGCCGACGAGGCTGCCCGCGATGCTGCCGAAGCCGCCGAGCGTGATGACGATCAGGGCCGTCACCGTGTAGGGCTCGCCCATCGAGGGCGAGATTTCGTAAGTCATCGACAGCAGCGCGCCGGCCACGCCCGACAGGCCCAGGCCGATGCCGAACATCAGCGGATGCAGCCGCTTGGTGTTGATGCCCACGAGCTGCGCGCCGGTGGGCGACTGCATCAGCGCGCGCACCGCCTTGCCCAGCAGCGTGAGCTTGAGCAGCGCGATGAGCCCGAGGCTCAGCGCCAGCGCCACGCCGAACAGCACCAGCTTGTTGGCGGTGAAGCGCATCTCGCCGAACTGCACCGGCTCGGCCAGGTAGTCGTAGCCGCGCAGGTCGCCGCCCCAGATCAGCAGCGCGGTGTTCTGCACCAGGAACATCAGGCCGAAGCCCACCATCAGGCTGCGCGCCTCGAACACATCGACGTTGGGTGCGCGTGCCGCCACCTGCCGGAAGCACAGCCAATGCACCGCCATGCCCAGCACCATCAGCACCGCGAAGGCCACCGGCATGAAGACCAGCGGCGAGATGCCGAAGGCCGTGTGCGCCCACCACGTGAGAAAGGCGCCCAGCATCAGGAACTCGCCGTGCGAGATGTTCATGATGCGCATCAGCCCGTACTGCAGGTTCAGCCCGATGGCGACCAGCGCATAGATGCCGCCGGTGATCAATCCGCCGGCCAGAAGCTCGGCCCATCCAGTGAATGACACGCTGTTATTTCCAGGCCGGCTTGGGCATCAGTTGCGCGGTGGCGCGGTCTTTCGGCCAGACCACTTCGAAGTCGCTGCCCTGCCATTGCGCGACGGTACCGGGAATGGATGCGTTCTCGCTGCCCTCGAAACGGATCGGGCCGAGGATGGTCTTGAACTCGTTCTTTGCGATCTGCTCGCGCAGCGCCTTGCGGTCCAGGCCCACCTTCTCCACCGCCTGCTGAAGAATCTGCAGCCCGGCCCATGCATGGCCGCTGGCCCAGCGGTCGGGTTCCTTGCCGAACTTCTTGGTGTGCGCGTCGAAATACGCCTTGGCCTCGGGGCTGGTCTTGCTGTTCCACGAGCCCATGCCGATCACGCCTTCGGTGTTGGCCGCCATCACGTTCTTGTAGAGCTGGAAGGCGGTGCCCACCGAGGCGTAGAAGTACTTGGGGTTGAAGCCCACCTCGCGCGACTGGCGGCTCGCCAGGATGGTGTCCGGCGGGTAGGTGATGCCGATGAAGGCGTCGGGATTCAGGTCCTTCATGGTGCGCAGCACCGGCGCGAGGTCTTTCACGCCCAGCGGATAGCTCTTGCGGTCGAGCACCTGGATACTGGTCTTCTTCAGCGCGGCGTTGAGCGCGGCGAAGTTCTCCAGCCCGAACAGGTCGTCCATGTAGACGATGGTGATGGTCTTCACGTTGTTCGCCACCAGCATGTCGACCAGCGCGCCCATCATCTTGTCGGGCTGCTGCAGCAACGAGAAGAAGAAGGGCAGGTGCATGTCGATCAGCTTGCGCGACAGGGCCGTGGGTGCCAGCAGCGGATAGCCGAAGCGGTTGGCCAGCGGGGCCACCGCGAAGTTGGCACCCGAACCCCAGGGCGGCAGCACCAGGTCGACCTTGTCGCTGCCCATGAGTTTTTCAAAGGTGCGCACGCAGGTCTCGGTCTCGCTGCGGTCGTCGTAGCCGATCAGCTCGATGGGGCGCTTGGCGCCCTTCACCGACAGGCCGCCTGCGGCATTGACCTGCTCGGCCCACAGCAGGTAGTTGGGTTCCTGGCTCACCTGTGCGCCGGCTGCCCACGGGCCGGTGCGCGCGATGGCGTAGCCGATGCGCACGGGGCCGCCTGTACTGTTTTGTGCGAACAGTTGCGGCGCGACGGCGGCCGCGCCGAGCGCAGTGGCGGTGCCCTTGATCCAGTGGCGGCGATTGGGGTGAAGCATGGAAGTCTCCTCCGGGCGTCGACATGCGCCCGCTGCCCGGAATCGTAGAAATGCGGGCCTTCGGGTGCTGTGCCTGCCGCGCACAAAGCACTTGACGCAGCGTGCACGCGCCTAGTGGTTAACCCGAAATCCCTTGGGACTTGAAGGCGCTTCACAATGCGCGGCACCCCGGCTCCGTGTTGAAATCTTTCGTTCTCGCCGTCCTTGCCTGCATGACCGCCTCCCTGCTCCTGTCCACCGACCAGATCCCGCCGAAGGAGCGCGGGCCGCTGTGGTGCGAGTGGGTGTGGCGCCATTTCGGCGGCCTGGGCTCCGACCTGTACGACGACAGCGAATTCGACGGCCACCTTGCGGCCTCGCACGCGGGCGACGTGATCCTCACGCGGCTCGAAGCCAACCGGCACCGCGTGCTGCGCACCACGCAGATGGCACGCATGAGCGAAGCGCCCTACCTGAAGATCGTCGCGCCCTGGCAGGGTTCGGCCGAGGTCACGCAGCGTGGCCGCGCAGCAGCGGTGCGTTCAGGCGGATGGACGCTCTACGACACCACCGCCGACTACACCGTGGCCAACCCCGAGCGCAGCGACCACCTGATCGTGATGCTGCCGAAGGACCAGCTCGCCACGCCTGCATTGCCGCTCAACGACCTCGTGGCGCGCCGCATCGGCGGGGGCAGCGGCATCTCGCGCGTGGCGCTGGAGACCATGCGCAGCACCTACCTGGAGCTGCCCTTCATGAGCGAAGCCGCCGCGCGTGGCGCGGGCGAGTTGCTGATCCAGTTGGTGCGCTTGTCGCTGATGGAACTCGCGGGGCAGGAAACACCGCAGACCCAACGCGAAGCGCTGAAAGACCGCATCCGCCGCCACGTCGCGCAGAACCTGCACGACCCGGCCCTGTCGATCGACAGCATGGCGCAGGCCCTGCGCTGCAGCAAGCGCCTGCTGCACAGCGCCTTTGCGGGTGACGACGAAACGCTGACCGGCTACATCCAGCACCAGCGGTTGGCCGTCAGCATCCGCGAACTGCTCGACCCAGCGAACGCGACACGCTCCATCACCGACATCGCGCTGGCCGCCGGCTTCGGCAACCTCTCGCATTTCAGCCGCGTGTTCCGCGAGCACACGGGCGGCAGCCCGAGCGAGTTCAGGCGGCAGGCGGCGCAGCGCTGACGGCTGCTGCTGCTGCTGCTGCTGCTGCTGTGGCGTTGCCTGCGTTCGGCGGCGACACCTCCACCGCATCGTCCACGCTCCACGGCGCATACACCTCTGCCTTCAGGTCGGGCGAATCGACCTTGGCGAGCAGGTCGCGCACGTTGTCCTTCACGCGTGCCAGCGACAGGCGCGCGCCGCGCACGCGCACGTAGGCGGCAAAGTCGCACATCGCCTCGATGCTGGTGGCGTCCAGGTCCGGCGATTCCTCCAGGCTCAGCACCATGCGCTGCAGCGCCGGCGTGGCATCGACGCGGGCGCGGATCGACGCGAACACCGCATCCGCATTGCCGAAGAACAGTGGCACCTCGGGCCGCGCGATGAGCACGCCGGGCGGCACCACGGCCTCGGGGTGGCGGCCAGTGTCGACATAGTCGTGGCTCTGGCCTAGCCGGCCGAGCCAGCTCACGGTGGTGCGCGAGAAGCCGCGCAGCAGCATCAACAGGCTCACGCCGATGGCGGCCAGCAGACCGTCGAGCACGCCCAGCAGCAGCACCGCCGCGACGGCGACCAATGCCACCAGCCGGTCGCGCCGCCAATGGAAGTACGGCCGCAGCGACGAAGGGTTCAGCGAATGGCTCACCGCGTTGATGACGATGGCGGCGAGCAGCGGCTCCGGCGTGTGCGCGATCCACGGCAGCAGCGTGAGCACGGCCACCAGCACCACCAGTCCCGCCACGATGCCCGCCGCGCGGCTCTGCGCGCCGGCCGATTCGTTGGCCGAGGTGGCCGAGTAGCCCGCGCCCACCGGCATGCCCTGGAACAGCGCGGACAGCAGGTTCGCGCCGCCCAGCGCGAGCAGGTCGCGGTTGGCCGACACGTTGTCGCCGTGGCGCATCGCGAAGGTGCGGATCGAACCATAGGACTCGGCATAGAGGATCAGCGCCATCGCAAAGGCCAGCTCGCCCAGCCCCAGCCATTGCGTGCGGTCCAGCGAAGGCACGCCCGGGTGCGAGAAGTCGAGCGAGATCGGCCCGACCGCCGCCACGCCCCAGGCATGGCACAGCCCGCTCACGTCGAGTGCGATGCCGCACACGATCACCAGCAGCGCCGCTGGCACCGCGCGCCAGCGTGCCAGCCCGCGCAGCAGCACCAGCGCGGCCAGCGCCATCGCTGCGCCGGCCAGGTTCCAGTGCCGCCACTCGGACACGAGGCCCGCGATGAGCCGGAAGAAGTCGCTGTGCGCTGGCTGCACCGCCAGCACCTTCGGCAACTGCTTGATCACGATGGTCAGCGCCAGCCCGAGCGCGAAGCCGCGCAGCACCGGCTTGGCGATCAAGCTCGACACCGCGCCGAGCTTGGCGATGCCCGCAATCACGAAGAAGACACCGGCCAGCAGCACGATGCCCGCGCCCAGCGCCAGGCGCGTGGGGGTATCGACGCCGGGAATCGAGGTGGTGGCCGCGAACAGCACCGCAGCCGACGACGAGGTGGCCGAGACGATCGCAAAGCGGCTGCTGCCGAAGATGCCGTAGACCAGAAGGCCCGCGAAGAGCGCGATCACACCTGCCTGCGGCGGCAGCCCCGCGATGCCCGAATAGGCCACCGCTTCGGGCAGCAGCAGGCCCGCGATGGACACGCCCGCCACCAGGTCGGCGATGCTGGGCCGGCGTGGGGTGGCGTTCACGGTGCGGACTTGTGGTGGTCGTCGGCCGGGGCCATCACCGCAACGGGCGTGGCGCTGATCACGCCGGTCCAGCCCGGCAGGTAGCGTGCGGCGGCGGCGCGCGCGAGCGCCACGGCCTTGTCGATGGTGGCCTGCGGCAATGGCTCGGTGGCCGAAGGCTGGAGCTTCTTCACGGGCAACAGCGGGCGGAAATGATCGGCCCACAGAAACTCCGCATACGGCGCCGCATCTTTCGCATAGCCGCCGGCCTTGCGCACGAAGCCGGCCAGCGCGCGGTACGGGTCGTCGCGCATCTTCGCCACGCTGGCGGGGATCGCGCTGAACTCGCGCCGCTTGCCCTTCTCATCGAACGGATGTGCCCAACGGTGGAACTCCATGAGCCGCCAGAACTGCTCGCCCTTGACCTCGGAAAGATCGTCGAGCTGCATCACCCACACCTTGTCGACCGACTCTTCATGCAGCGCACGCCCGAGGTGATGGTGGTCGACGATGTAGTAGCGCCCACCCGGCCCACGCACGGCCGGAAACCAGTGCGCGGCCAGCGTGCGCTCGCGCTCCTTGCGCTTGAGCTGGCTCCACTGCGTGCGCTTGGTCGCTACCTCCGCACCGCCGACGGTGATCTGGGTCGGGTGGAGTTCGTCGAGGGCGACGGAGATCAGGTTCGGTTTGGCGGTCATGGCAAGGCCTCTTGTTGTGGTTGTGGGAACCGGTGGCAGCGCGTCGGCAGCCATCATCGCCATCGACAAGCTGCGCCACAAGTGGCCCGCACGCTAGCAGCCTCAGGCGGACCGGAACCTGACGGCATGCGCGACGTGCGCGGCTCCCGCGGGCTGGAAGCCATTGACGCCCGTGGCGTCGTAGCGCGCCAGGGCCTGGTGGCCGTCCATGTCCTCTTTCAGCGCGAAGCCCGTCTCCAGAAGCAGCGTCTTCAGGCCCGCCGGATCGAAGCCCGAGAGGAAAGCCTCGCCGACCGCCGATACCTCGCTCTGCAGCTTGCGGAACGGTTCGGCGTTCAGGTGGCCGGGGCGCAGGGCCGCTTCGTCGATGTAGGTGAAGACCAGTTCGCTGCTTTCCGGGGCGCAAGAGGCAATCGCATGCAGCGCGGCAAGGTTGGACTGACGCGTGAGGTACACGGTGACGCCGAGCCACGAGAAGAAGCTCGGTTGCGTCGACTGGAAAGGCGATCGCGCGAGGGCGGTGCCGAGGTCTTCGACCGACAGGTCCGCCTCGATGAAATGCACCGAGGCCGATTCGGCAATGCCGCAGTCCCGCAGGCGCTGGCGCTTCAGTTGCTGTGTGGCCGGGTGATCGACTTCGTAGATGGTCAGGCCTTCGGCCCACGCGGGGCGGCGGCAGACGAAGCTGTCGAAGCCCGCACCGACGATCACGTACTGGCCGATGCCCCGGGCCACGGCGTTCCTCAGTGCGTCTTCGGTGTAGCGCGAGCGCAGGATGACATCGGGATACGCGGCGTTGGCGTGCAGTGCCGCATCGAGCATCTGGTCGGGCGTTGCGACGGTATCCGAAGCATCGCGCTGGGCCAGCGCCCGCTCGCGAAAGGCCGCGCGCGCGGCCTCCGGAACAAGGCGGTCGCCCCACGGATCGTCCAGCAGCGGGGCCGGGTCGCTGCGCGAATGAAGGGCCCGCATGAGCGAGGTGGCGAGGGCGGTGCGGCTGGCATGCGATGGGTTCACTGAAGAGGCTCCGGCGTTGAGAGGGCGCGAAGTGTCGGGCCGCGCGATGGATATGTACAGTGCATTGTTCAAAGCAATGACCTGCACGAGATGAATTCCATGGACCTGAACCTACTGACAGCACTCGACGCATTGCTGAGCACCGCCAGCGTAAGCGCCGCCGCCGAGCGCATGCACCTGAGCGCGCCGGCCATGAGCCACACGCTGGCTCGCATCCGCGAGGCGCTGGGCGACCCGATCCTCGTGCGTGCCGGCCGCAAGCTGGTGCCGACGCCGCGCGCGGTGGCCCTGCGCGAGCCCGTGCGTCGCTTGATCGCCGATGCCCGCCTGCTGATGCAGCCCGACGGCGGCGTACCGCTGGCGCGCGTAGCGCGCGAGTTCACGGTGCGCGCGCCCGAAGGCATGGGCATCGTCTACGGGGCGACCTTGCTGGCCGCGTTGCGGCGCGATATTCCACTGGCACGCCTGCGCTTCATTCCCGAAAGCGACAGCGATGCGATGGCTCTGCGAGAAGGCCGCATCGACCTCGATGTGGGAGCGCTGTTCGACAAAAGTCCGGAGATCCAGACCGCGCTGCTGTACGAGCAGCGCATCGTCGGCGTGGTCGGGGCAGGGCATGAGTTGCTGAAGGCGCGCATCACGCCCAAGCGCCTGGCGGCCCAGCAGCATGTGGCGGTCACCCGGCGCGCCAAGTCCGTCGAACCCATCGACAGCCTTCTCGCGGAACAAGGCTGCGTACGGCAGATCGCGTTGACTGTGCCCAGTGCCTACGGCGCATTGATGGCAGCCGCGCGCTCGTCGCTGGTGGCCTGCGTACCCGAACCCCTGGCGCGCACCATCGCGGCGAGCCTGGGCCTGGAAATATTCAAGT includes:
- a CDS encoding aldehyde dehydrogenase — encoded protein: MTDISMFIDGEHRAATGGATFERRNPLDGGIATRAPAGTPADAVAAVEAAHRAFATWSQTGPGARRALLLKAAHALESRADAFIQAMARETGASALWAGFNVHLAAGILTEAASLTTQISGEVIPSDVPGSLAMGVRQAAGVVIGIAPWNAPVILATRAIATPLACGNTVVLKGSELCPETHALIIEALAEAGLPKGTVNFVTNAPADAGAVVEAMVAHPAVRRVNFTGSTRVGKLIAQTCAKYLKPAVLELGGKAPFVVLDDADIDAAVNAAIFGSFANSGQICMSTERIVVDNAIADEFVAKFAARAQALPLGDPREGPVVLGSVVDMSTVKRCNALIDDALAKGAKLVCGGKASNTLMPATVLDHVTPAMDIYREESFGPVKAVVRVSGVEEAVAIANDNEFGLSSAVFGRDVARAWNVAQRIEAGICHVNGPTVHDEAQMPFGGVKASGYGRFGGRAGVEAFTELRWITLQTTPRHYPF
- a CDS encoding ABC transporter ATP-binding protein, translated to MSTAASQLTVRGLSAGYHGFQVIQGMDLDVSPGITVVLGPNGAGKTTLLKALAGLLPRSGEALLDGAALPSGEATACVRRGLALVAEGRQLFPQMTVTENLELGGWLIPARLRAERLARAFDDFPRLKERATQLAGTMSGGEQQMVAVARAMMSGPRLLMLDEPSLGLAPRMVDELLAIVRRIASQGVTVLMVEQNVRKALQAADRGYVLERGRVVASGEAQALLHSDVVRQAYLGVA
- a CDS encoding ABC transporter ATP-binding protein, coding for MNERPLLLEARELTVRFGGLTAVDAVSATLHAGELVGIIGPNGAGKTTFFNAISGVVMPTSGRLLVEGNVDLTRRGPHLYAAHGIARTFQTPRVMADMTLEDNVRFGMQFAGRHRVPIAGLGSTGEILDMLGLGGLAKNIAADVTPSQQRLLEIGMALGTRPRVLLLDEVAAGLTEIEVDAMARRIRRLRDEHGLTVVWIEHAVATLLKYVERVLVLHQGRKIADGTPAEVVRNAEVVEAYLGDEMEATA
- a CDS encoding branched-chain amino acid ABC transporter permease; this encodes MISLFQNKPWWVLAIGLVLAAAVPWIASEFVASVALGCLMYIALATSWSLFCGATRYLSLATSAFFGLGAYASATLLDVLPWPLVILCGAAIASVVAAVMGAAVLHLRGTYFAVLTFGMTELIRHAVTFVEKQVSGTVGRVLTVVPSNEAVYLTVLAIAGAAIATALLVKRSRFGLALAGIGADEQRAQTLGVDTRRVKIMGFALTAAFAGAVGAAMAVRWTYIDPPAVFSPFIGFQTVLIAMIGGAASIGGPVAAAIVFSLLSETLRLQLPYGYMMVLGLLLILCVMYLPNGLASLWQRKAAALRRHGHE
- a CDS encoding branched-chain amino acid ABC transporter permease, with protein sequence MSFTGWAELLAGGLITGGIYALVAIGLNLQYGLMRIMNISHGEFLMLGAFLTWWAHTAFGISPLVFMPVAFAVLMVLGMAVHWLCFRQVAARAPNVDVFEARSLMVGFGLMFLVQNTALLIWGGDLRGYDYLAEPVQFGEMRFTANKLVLFGVALALSLGLIALLKLTLLGKAVRALMQSPTGAQLVGINTKRLHPLMFGIGLGLSGVAGALLSMTYEISPSMGEPYTVTALIVITLGGFGSIAGSLVGGLLLGVVEALGMYYTSPSLKMLLSYAVFIGVLIWRPNGLFSRR
- a CDS encoding amino acid ABC transporter substrate-binding protein encodes the protein MLHPNRRHWIKGTATALGAAAVAPQLFAQNSTGGPVRIGYAIARTGPWAAGAQVSQEPNYLLWAEQVNAAGGLSVKGAKRPIELIGYDDRSETETCVRTFEKLMGSDKVDLVLPPWGSGANFAVAPLANRFGYPLLAPTALSRKLIDMHLPFFFSLLQQPDKMMGALVDMLVANNVKTITIVYMDDLFGLENFAALNAALKKTSIQVLDRKSYPLGVKDLAPVLRTMKDLNPDAFIGITYPPDTILASRQSREVGFNPKYFYASVGTAFQLYKNVMAANTEGVIGMGSWNSKTSPEAKAYFDAHTKKFGKEPDRWASGHAWAGLQILQQAVEKVGLDRKALREQIAKNEFKTILGPIRFEGSENASIPGTVAQWQGSDFEVVWPKDRATAQLMPKPAWK
- a CDS encoding helix-turn-helix domain-containing protein → MTASLLLSTDQIPPKERGPLWCEWVWRHFGGLGSDLYDDSEFDGHLAASHAGDVILTRLEANRHRVLRTTQMARMSEAPYLKIVAPWQGSAEVTQRGRAAAVRSGGWTLYDTTADYTVANPERSDHLIVMLPKDQLATPALPLNDLVARRIGGGSGISRVALETMRSTYLELPFMSEAAARGAGELLIQLVRLSLMELAGQETPQTQREALKDRIRRHVAQNLHDPALSIDSMAQALRCSKRLLHSAFAGDDETLTGYIQHQRLAVSIRELLDPANATRSITDIALAAGFGNLSHFSRVFREHTGGSPSEFRRQAAQR
- a CDS encoding SulP family inorganic anion transporter; amino-acid sequence: MNATPRRPSIADLVAGVSIAGLLLPEAVAYSGIAGLPPQAGVIALFAGLLVYGIFGSSRFAIVSATSSSAAVLFAATTSIPGVDTPTRLALGAGIVLLAGVFFVIAGIAKLGAVSSLIAKPVLRGFALGLALTIVIKQLPKVLAVQPAHSDFFRLIAGLVSEWRHWNLAGAAMALAALVLLRGLARWRAVPAALLVIVCGIALDVSGLCHAWGVAAVGPISLDFSHPGVPSLDRTQWLGLGELAFAMALILYAESYGSIRTFAMRHGDNVSANRDLLALGGANLLSALFQGMPVGAGYSATSANESAGAQSRAAGIVAGLVVLVAVLTLLPWIAHTPEPLLAAIVINAVSHSLNPSSLRPYFHWRRDRLVALVAVAAVLLLGVLDGLLAAIGVSLLMLLRGFSRTTVSWLGRLGQSHDYVDTGRHPEAVVPPGVLIARPEVPLFFGNADAVFASIRARVDATPALQRMVLSLEESPDLDATSIEAMCDFAAYVRVRGARLSLARVKDNVRDLLAKVDSPDLKAEVYAPWSVDDAVEVSPPNAGNATAAAAAAAAAVSAAPPAA